A single window of Neosynechococcus sphagnicola sy1 DNA harbors:
- a CDS encoding DUF1254 domain-containing protein, whose amino-acid sequence MVGSYRIQHAYFVDPNNPEYKAPWNQIRNIPRVFTPEDKAVQTPNSDTPYSMLGMDLRAEPIVLTVPVIHKERYFSVQLIDLYTFNFDYIGSRATGNDGGSFLIAGPGWQGETPSGMTKVIRSETELVLAAYRTQLFNPADLENVKQIQAGYKAYPLSVFLNQPSPDAAAAIEFIQPLTPATQKTSLEFFNILSFILQFCPTVPSEQALMQRFAQINVGAGMTLDVDTLSPEMNTAIAQGIVDAWAEFNELKTQQIDTGKVTSGDLFGTREYLQNNYLYRMTAAVLGIFGNSKQEAMYPLYTVDADKQPLSGANKYTLHFAADQLPPVHAFWSLTMYELPASLLVANPLNRYLLNSPMLPQFQRDAEGGLTFYLQSEPPGAELEANWLPAPQGSFFCAMRLYWPKPEAIDGRWIAGGTQRPSIASHS is encoded by the coding sequence ATGGTGGGCAGCTACCGGATTCAGCACGCCTATTTTGTCGATCCCAACAATCCCGAATACAAAGCACCCTGGAACCAAATTCGCAACATTCCCCGCGTCTTCACACCAGAGGACAAGGCGGTACAGACTCCTAACTCAGACACGCCGTACTCTATGCTGGGGATGGATTTGCGGGCGGAACCGATCGTGCTGACCGTGCCCGTAATTCACAAGGAACGCTATTTCAGCGTCCAACTGATCGATCTCTACACCTTCAACTTCGACTACATTGGCAGTCGTGCCACGGGTAATGATGGGGGCAGCTTTCTGATTGCAGGCCCCGGCTGGCAAGGCGAAACGCCCAGTGGGATGACCAAAGTGATCCGATCGGAGACCGAGTTAGTGCTGGCGGCCTATCGCACCCAGTTGTTTAATCCTGCCGATCTGGAAAACGTGAAGCAAATCCAGGCGGGTTACAAGGCGTATCCGCTTTCGGTCTTCCTCAATCAACCGTCACCGGATGCGGCAGCGGCGATCGAGTTCATCCAGCCGCTCACCCCCGCAACCCAGAAGACCTCGCTGGAGTTTTTCAATATCTTGAGTTTCATTTTGCAGTTTTGCCCCACTGTGCCGTCAGAGCAAGCCCTGATGCAGCGATTTGCCCAGATTAACGTGGGGGCAGGGATGACCTTAGACGTGGATACGCTCTCGCCCGAGATGAACACCGCGATCGCGCAGGGCATAGTCGATGCCTGGGCAGAATTCAACGAGTTGAAAACACAACAAATCGACACAGGAAAAGTCACCTCTGGCGATCTATTTGGCACGCGGGAGTATCTCCAGAATAACTATCTTTATCGCATGACAGCAGCGGTTCTTGGCATCTTTGGCAATTCCAAGCAAGAAGCCATGTATCCACTCTATACCGTGGATGCGGATAAACAGCCGCTGAGTGGGGCAAACAAGTATACCCTGCACTTTGCAGCGGATCAATTGCCCCCGGTGCATGCGTTTTGGTCGCTGACCATGTATGAGTTGCCCGCCAGCTTGCTGGTGGCGAATCCACTCAACCGTTACCTGCTGAATTCGCCGATGTTGCCGCAATTCCAGCGCGATGCAGAGGGTGGTCTGACGTTCTACCTGCAATCCGAGCCACCCGGTGCAGAGTTAGAAGCGAACTGGCTCCCAGCCCCCCAGGGGTCCTTCTTCTGTGCGATGCGGTTGTATTGGCCCAAGCCAGAAGCGATCGACGGTCGCTGGATCGCAGGCGGCACCCAGCGACCGTCGATCGCATCCCATTCCTGA
- a CDS encoding Uma2 family endonuclease, with amino-acid sequence MFALVYPEKIQLPAGAVVLLPATWQDYQSLCVQRGDGSIPRLKYRPGQVFLMSPLPGHERDAHLIASIVTTLLDHDGREYDAFTPVTMTLPEESGIEPDYCFYIDHWHAVSGKKRIGWQQDPPPDLVIEIDVTSYSDVQDYLPYRVPEVWLYKNQRTLIYQLEDVLKGSS; translated from the coding sequence ATGTTTGCCCTTGTCTACCCCGAAAAAATCCAATTACCGGCAGGGGCAGTGGTGCTGTTGCCCGCGACCTGGCAGGACTATCAGAGTTTGTGTGTCCAGCGGGGAGATGGATCAATTCCCCGCTTGAAATATCGCCCTGGGCAAGTGTTTTTGATGTCTCCGCTGCCTGGGCATGAACGAGATGCCCATCTCATTGCCTCTATCGTCACAACTTTGCTGGATCACGATGGGCGGGAATACGATGCCTTTACCCCCGTCACCATGACTTTGCCAGAAGAAAGCGGGATTGAGCCAGATTATTGTTTTTACATTGACCACTGGCATGCAGTATCGGGCAAAAAGCGCATTGGCTGGCAACAGGATCCCCCCCCGGATTTGGTAATCGAGATTGATGTCACCAGCTATTCCGATGTGCAGGATTATCTCCCCTACCGCGTGCCTGAAGTGTGGCTCTACAAAAATCAGCGGACTTTGATTTACCAGTTAGAGGATGTTTTAAAAGGGTCGTCTTGA
- a CDS encoding Uma2 family endonuclease, giving the protein MVLLDDLTQRLQIDDPEERRTISNVSWSQYEALLSDLGDMAHYRVTYLDGVLEIVSPSRRHESGKTQIGTLLEIYFLETDTEYFPTGSTTLRKEAQQAGTEPDEGYCIGTDKEFPDLAIEVVVTSGGINRLELYRRLGVREVWFWQNNQFSIYHLREEVPIQFAQTFGYEAIDHSEVLPNLDMNLLAVCVRNPNPLAAAKEFRQGVCHKKSSWVYPTTQTT; this is encoded by the coding sequence ATGGTACTCCTTGATGATTTAACGCAACGTCTGCAAATTGATGACCCGGAAGAACGGCGAACGATCAGCAATGTCAGTTGGTCACAATACGAAGCTTTGCTTTCTGATTTGGGAGACATGGCTCACTATCGAGTCACCTATTTAGATGGAGTTTTAGAAATCGTGTCTCCCAGTCGTCGGCATGAAAGTGGGAAAACTCAAATTGGTACGCTGCTGGAAATTTACTTTCTGGAAACCGACACTGAGTACTTCCCGACAGGCTCCACCACGCTTCGCAAAGAAGCACAACAGGCAGGCACAGAACCCGATGAGGGCTATTGCATTGGCACTGATAAGGAGTTTCCCGATCTGGCGATTGAAGTTGTCGTGACCAGCGGCGGCATTAATCGGTTGGAACTCTATCGACGGTTGGGAGTCCGCGAAGTTTGGTTCTGGCAAAATAACCAGTTTTCGATCTATCATCTGCGCGAAGAAGTGCCAATTCAGTTCGCTCAGACCTTTGGCTATGAAGCAATCGATCACAGTGAAGTTCTCCCTAATCTAGATATGAATTTGCTGGCTGTGTGTGTGCGCAATCCCAATCCGCTGGCGGCAGCCAAGGAATTTCGGCAGGGCGTGTGCCACAAAAAGTCTTCCTGGGTGTATCCAACCACTCAGACCACCTAG
- a CDS encoding LysM peptidoglycan-binding domain-containing protein, with amino-acid sequence MKRVFPQVPELSASYTDTVQGSTQTTTEFYAQEQPAPQQFPGYVPGSDSGKQSYISGKRRKIRTSVALISLALSMGTSSLLLPQQIEAATAAASVDPLGSAPTSDAAGLPTQGEIEPPPSPAQSSLVIEHVIQEGESLWQLAMLYQVDPAAIAASNHLSTSGVLQVGQILRIPTVNGNLDLKVKQELSLANLRQKREQLKSGLMNFKPQESAVGVESLSPSLVGTEQLVAYSKPATEPVPLSRVSTPSLVTPSTATGTVLHQVNRGETLKAIALNYGVSVAALAEANRISDPNLIFVNQTLKIPQVATNPASVPPAVAMVPQLPVPRPAPSELAPTTITPVEDRNSGIEIYRVSVGDTLEAIAQRYGVSATELIRLNSLENPNLLHANQLLQVPKASMTVTTTLAANNFATHSPGIATQLHPASPAVTTTGGSVLSNLRQAIKGVSGGTQTTVFVPTLPSVDQGSRPDVVSPAHPLAQTPVATMARVPSNLPVAVPASVESTPPVVANPYVENLKAEVVQMQARYQPALTPVAVQPTPVSPVSVASQPLMDRQINPEFIPQRSIQPRVLQQLQTRQLERQASVPNPGVQIPTLVPNPSHAQPQIIATAPLGVDSFTPLTQLGGQMVSPELPPLSAPDTYLPGPANFKGYIWPAKGLLTSGFGMRWGRMHRGIDIAAPIGTPVVAAATGVVESAGWNSGGYGNLVEIRHPDGSLTLYAHNNRILVREGQFVEQGQQIAEMGSTGFSTGPHSHFEVHPSGQGAVNPIAYLPRTSGG; translated from the coding sequence TTGAAACGAGTATTTCCACAAGTACCGGAGCTGAGTGCTTCCTACACTGATACTGTTCAGGGTTCCACTCAGACTACTACTGAATTTTATGCCCAGGAGCAGCCCGCTCCCCAACAGTTCCCAGGATATGTACCTGGAAGTGATTCGGGTAAACAGTCTTACATCAGCGGAAAACGCCGCAAAATTCGGACTTCTGTGGCTCTGATTAGTTTGGCTCTCTCAATGGGAACATCCAGCTTGCTGCTCCCTCAGCAGATAGAAGCAGCAACGGCAGCCGCGTCCGTCGATCCATTGGGTTCTGCGCCCACCTCCGATGCGGCAGGATTACCCACCCAGGGTGAGATAGAACCCCCGCCATCCCCTGCACAGAGTTCCCTGGTGATTGAACATGTGATCCAGGAAGGGGAGAGCCTCTGGCAGTTAGCGATGCTCTACCAAGTTGATCCCGCTGCGATCGCTGCCTCTAACCACCTCAGCACCAGTGGAGTCCTGCAGGTCGGTCAAATTCTGAGAATTCCCACGGTCAATGGCAACCTTGATCTGAAGGTCAAACAGGAGTTGTCTCTGGCGAACCTCCGACAGAAACGGGAGCAACTCAAGAGTGGCTTAATGAACTTCAAACCCCAGGAGTCAGCGGTTGGCGTCGAATCTCTCTCTCCTTCCCTTGTAGGAACTGAACAGTTAGTTGCCTATAGTAAACCTGCGACCGAACCAGTACCCTTGAGCCGCGTCTCTACGCCCTCTCTAGTCACCCCCTCCACGGCCACGGGGACTGTTCTCCACCAAGTGAATCGTGGGGAAACCCTCAAGGCGATCGCCCTCAACTACGGTGTCTCAGTTGCTGCTCTCGCTGAGGCCAACCGGATCTCCGATCCAAATCTGATCTTTGTGAATCAAACCCTGAAAATTCCTCAGGTTGCCACCAACCCAGCTTCTGTGCCCCCAGCGGTGGCGATGGTTCCCCAACTGCCAGTTCCTCGTCCCGCACCATCAGAACTTGCACCAACAACCATCACCCCGGTGGAAGATCGGAATTCTGGGATTGAGATCTATCGTGTCAGTGTAGGGGACACTCTGGAAGCGATCGCCCAGCGTTATGGAGTTTCTGCCACAGAGTTAATTCGGCTCAACAGTCTAGAAAACCCAAATCTGCTGCATGCCAACCAACTGCTGCAGGTTCCCAAAGCTTCAATGACGGTGACTACCACCCTGGCAGCCAATAATTTCGCGACTCACAGCCCCGGTATTGCTACTCAGCTGCATCCCGCCAGTCCTGCGGTCACCACTACGGGTGGCAGTGTCTTATCCAACCTACGGCAAGCCATCAAAGGCGTCAGTGGAGGTACTCAGACGACCGTCTTCGTCCCGACTTTGCCTTCGGTGGATCAAGGATCCCGGCCCGATGTCGTCAGTCCAGCACACCCATTGGCACAAACCCCTGTGGCAACAATGGCAAGGGTGCCATCAAATCTGCCAGTAGCCGTTCCTGCTTCAGTAGAGTCAACCCCTCCGGTGGTTGCCAATCCCTATGTAGAAAATCTCAAGGCTGAAGTGGTGCAAATGCAAGCTCGATATCAGCCAGCTCTCACCCCTGTTGCTGTCCAGCCAACTCCGGTATCCCCCGTCTCTGTCGCATCCCAGCCATTGATGGATCGACAAATCAACCCTGAGTTTATTCCCCAACGGTCTATACAGCCAAGGGTGTTGCAGCAATTGCAAACTCGCCAATTGGAGCGGCAAGCTTCGGTACCCAATCCTGGGGTTCAAATACCGACGCTAGTACCCAACCCCTCCCATGCTCAGCCTCAGATCATTGCGACAGCTCCCCTGGGAGTAGATTCCTTCACCCCACTCACGCAGTTAGGTGGGCAGATGGTTTCTCCAGAGTTGCCCCCGTTATCAGCACCCGACACCTATTTGCCGGGACCTGCCAACTTTAAAGGATACATCTGGCCAGCCAAAGGGCTACTAACCTCTGGGTTTGGTATGCGATGGGGACGGATGCATCGGGGGATTGATATTGCTGCCCCCATTGGCACCCCGGTGGTAGCTGCTGCTACTGGCGTGGTGGAATCGGCTGGTTGGAACTCTGGTGGTTATGGCAACTTAGTGGAAATTCGTCACCCAGACGGTAGCTTGACTCTCTATGCCCATAACAATCGTATTTTGGTACGGGAAGGGCAGTTTGTTGAGCAAGGTCAGCAAATTGCTGAAATGGGCAGTACTGGCTTCAGTACTGGTCCCCACAGCCACTTTGAAGTCCATCCTTCAGGTCAGGGCGCTGTTAATCCGATTGCGTATCTACCGCGAACTTCCGGTGGTTAA
- a CDS encoding tRNA (cytidine(34)-2'-O)-methyltransferase yields the protein MPRIVLIYPQIPPNTGNIARTCAATGTELHLVGPLGFEISDRYLKRAGLDYWPYVKLHYHDSLEAFQTQQQLQGGRWVGFSTTGTQNYRYFPFADTDWLLFGSETDGLPPAVLTACAAVVYIPMTQPQVRSLNLSVSAAVGLFEARRQLGYLD from the coding sequence ATGCCCCGTATTGTTCTGATTTACCCTCAAATTCCACCCAATACCGGCAATATTGCCCGTACCTGTGCTGCAACAGGCACAGAACTTCATCTCGTAGGTCCCCTAGGGTTTGAGATCAGCGATCGCTACTTAAAACGGGCGGGGCTGGACTACTGGCCCTATGTGAAACTGCACTACCATGACTCTTTGGAAGCATTTCAGACTCAACAACAGCTTCAGGGGGGACGTTGGGTAGGCTTCAGCACCACAGGTACCCAGAACTATCGGTACTTTCCCTTTGCAGATACAGACTGGTTGTTGTTTGGGAGTGAAACCGATGGGTTACCCCCAGCGGTGTTGACAGCGTGTGCTGCGGTTGTCTACATTCCCATGACCCAACCCCAGGTTCGCAGCCTCAATTTATCCGTGAGTGCTGCGGTTGGTCTTTTTGAAGCACGCCGTCAATTGGGCTATCTGGACTAA
- the aspS gene encoding aspartate--tRNA ligase — protein sequence MRTYYCGDLRPQQIGETVTLYGWVDRRRDHGGVVFLDLRDRSGIVQIVSDPERTPDSYHQAEHLRNEYVVRVQGRVTRRPEDSLNPRLDTGEVEIYADEIELLNAVRKPLPFQVSATETEVVREELRMKYRYLDLRSPRMSANLQLRHQVVKAIRRYLEDGQGFIEVETPILTRSTPEGARDYLVPSRVNPGEWFALPQSPQLFKQLLMVSGFDRYYQIARCFRDEDLRADRQPEFTQLDLEMSFMSQEEILRLNEDLVCHLFQTIKGIDLPHPFPRLTYAEAMERYGSDKPDTRYGLELVDVSDLMKDSGFKVFSGAIAEGGVVKVLPIPGGNDAISNVRIKPGGDLFKEASEAGAKGLAYIRVRGAEEIDTIGAIKDNLSPEQKQELLARTQAQPGHLLLFGAGPTATVNKTLDRLRQYVAREMALIDVDAVNLLWVTDFPMFEWNAEEHRLEALHHPFTMPHPQDVADLKTARAQAYDLVYNGLEIGGGSLRIYQPELQAQVFAAIGLSDEAAQNKFGFLLEAFEYGTPPHGGIAYGLDRLVMLFMGEESIRDVIAFPKTQQARCPLTGAPSGVDDKQLKELQVTSTAKPKSLSDAP from the coding sequence ATGCGAACCTATTATTGCGGCGATCTCCGACCTCAGCAGATTGGTGAAACTGTCACCCTCTATGGTTGGGTAGATCGTCGCCGCGATCATGGAGGTGTGGTCTTCCTTGACCTGCGAGATCGCTCTGGGATTGTCCAAATTGTCAGCGATCCAGAGCGCACCCCCGATTCTTATCACCAGGCTGAGCATCTCCGCAATGAATATGTGGTGCGAGTCCAAGGTCGCGTCACCCGGCGGCCAGAAGATTCCCTGAATCCTCGCTTGGACACCGGTGAAGTTGAGATCTATGCCGACGAAATTGAACTCTTGAACGCCGTCCGCAAACCCCTGCCGTTCCAGGTTTCCGCGACGGAAACCGAAGTAGTGCGGGAAGAACTGCGGATGAAATACCGCTATTTAGATCTACGTAGTCCTCGGATGAGTGCCAACCTGCAACTCCGACATCAGGTGGTGAAGGCAATCCGGCGCTATTTAGAAGATGGGCAAGGCTTTATTGAAGTGGAGACCCCGATTCTCACCCGCTCTACCCCCGAAGGAGCCAGGGATTACCTGGTTCCCTCCCGTGTCAACCCAGGGGAATGGTTTGCCCTGCCCCAATCCCCTCAACTGTTTAAGCAATTGCTGATGGTATCAGGATTTGACCGTTACTATCAGATTGCCCGTTGCTTTCGCGATGAAGATCTGCGAGCCGATCGCCAACCAGAATTTACCCAACTGGATCTGGAGATGAGCTTCATGTCCCAGGAAGAAATTCTGCGGCTGAACGAGGATCTGGTGTGCCATCTCTTCCAAACGATTAAAGGGATTGACCTCCCCCACCCCTTCCCCCGTCTCACCTACGCCGAAGCCATGGAGCGCTATGGTTCCGATAAGCCCGATACCCGCTATGGCTTAGAGCTGGTGGATGTCTCGGATCTGATGAAGGATTCAGGTTTTAAAGTCTTTTCCGGGGCGATCGCCGAGGGTGGGGTGGTGAAAGTGCTGCCGATTCCGGGGGGGAATGATGCCATTTCCAATGTGCGCATTAAACCAGGGGGCGACCTGTTTAAAGAAGCGAGTGAAGCTGGTGCGAAGGGACTGGCCTATATCCGAGTCCGGGGTGCCGAGGAGATTGACACCATTGGGGCGATTAAAGATAACCTGAGTCCGGAGCAGAAACAGGAACTGCTGGCACGCACCCAAGCCCAACCCGGCCATTTGTTACTCTTTGGTGCAGGGCCTACGGCAACGGTGAATAAAACCCTGGATCGACTCCGCCAATACGTTGCCCGAGAAATGGCCTTAATTGATGTTGATGCCGTTAATTTGCTCTGGGTCACGGATTTCCCCATGTTTGAGTGGAATGCAGAGGAACATCGGCTGGAAGCCCTGCACCACCCCTTCACCATGCCCCATCCCCAGGATGTGGCCGACTTAAAAACAGCTCGGGCCCAAGCCTACGACCTGGTTTACAATGGCCTTGAGATTGGGGGCGGCAGTCTGCGAATTTATCAACCAGAGTTGCAAGCCCAGGTGTTTGCCGCCATTGGGTTATCTGACGAAGCAGCCCAGAATAAATTTGGCTTTTTGCTGGAGGCCTTTGAATACGGCACCCCACCCCACGGTGGTATTGCCTATGGTCTAGATCGCTTGGTGATGCTGTTTATGGGCGAAGAGTCCATCCGGGATGTGATTGCCTTCCCCAAAACTCAGCAAGCTCGCTGCCCTCTTACCGGGGCGCCTTCTGGGGTTGACGACAAACAATTGAAGGAGCTACAGGTTACTTCCACCGCCAAACCCAAGTCCTTATCAGACGCCCCGTAA
- a CDS encoding DUF6464 family protein, whose product MMELLLIISVGLILAFVSMLILWETEARTQERLRLAIEAARRERDCRTPLLLHPPRRRAPPWIGNAACQFNAHSAYLRCAVNPMGPCEGCPHYQHQPLSAPEYRGRSQEICLIYPHLCIPEDSG is encoded by the coding sequence ATGATGGAACTGCTCCTGATCATCAGCGTTGGTTTAATCTTGGCCTTTGTGTCGATGTTGATCCTGTGGGAAACCGAAGCCCGTACCCAGGAACGATTAAGACTGGCCATTGAGGCCGCAAGACGGGAGCGAGATTGCCGCACTCCACTGTTGCTCCACCCTCCCCGTCGCCGAGCGCCGCCCTGGATCGGCAATGCAGCTTGCCAGTTCAATGCCCACTCAGCTTATTTACGCTGTGCAGTCAACCCCATGGGGCCTTGTGAGGGGTGTCCCCATTATCAACACCAGCCGCTATCTGCGCCTGAATATCGGGGCAGGAGCCAGGAGATATGTTTGATCTATCCCCATCTCTGTATACCGGAAGACTCTGGTTGA
- a CDS encoding cobalt-precorrin-6A reductase, protein MFDLSPSLYTGRLWLIGGTQESAALAQLLVAHSLPCTVSVTTATARSLYPPSPFLQVWVGQLSPEALPLFLQQQHITAILDASHPYAVAISQLAIAFAQQYQLPYLRYERPLITTGEAIESFESLTSLLASDRLGGERVLLTIGYRSLQLFQPWQDQARLFARILPSTQALTAAVAAGFTRDRLIALRPPISADLEQALWQQWQISLVVTKASGTPGGEAIKRQLATQLGIPLVVIARPPLTYPHLTSELPEVIAFCQRYCR, encoded by the coding sequence ATGTTTGATCTATCCCCATCTCTGTATACCGGAAGACTCTGGTTGATTGGCGGCACTCAGGAAAGTGCTGCATTAGCCCAGCTACTAGTAGCCCATTCCCTGCCTTGCACGGTTTCAGTCACCACCGCAACCGCTCGTAGCCTGTATCCCCCCTCTCCTTTTTTGCAAGTTTGGGTAGGACAACTGAGTCCCGAAGCCTTGCCATTGTTTTTGCAGCAGCAGCACATTACCGCAATTTTGGATGCGTCCCATCCCTATGCGGTGGCAATTTCCCAGCTTGCGATCGCCTTTGCTCAACAATATCAATTGCCCTACCTGCGCTATGAACGACCGCTGATCACCACTGGGGAAGCCATTGAGTCGTTTGAGAGTTTGACCTCTCTCTTAGCCAGCGATCGCCTCGGGGGGGAGCGGGTGCTATTGACGATTGGGTATCGCTCTCTGCAACTCTTTCAACCCTGGCAGGATCAGGCCAGATTGTTTGCCCGGATTCTCCCATCCACCCAGGCTCTAACGGCTGCTGTTGCTGCCGGATTCACCCGCGATCGCCTGATAGCGCTGCGTCCCCCGATCTCAGCAGACTTGGAACAGGCTCTCTGGCAACAGTGGCAGATTTCTCTGGTGGTGACCAAGGCGTCGGGCACCCCCGGTGGTGAAGCGATCAAACGTCAACTTGCGACTCAACTGGGCATCCCCCTGGTTGTGATCGCCAGACCCCCCCTCACCTATCCCCATCTCACCTCCGAATTGCCAGAGGTGATCGCCTTTTGTCAGCGCTACTGCCGATAA
- the shc gene encoding squalene--hopene cyclase translates to MQMQEPVTITGLDTAIALSQNYLLATQNDAGYWWAELESNVTITAEAVLVHKIWGTDKNRPLHKVEAYLRSQQRNHGGWELFYGDGGELSTTVEAYMAMRLLGVSATDPALLRAKEFVLARGGIRKTRIFTKMHLALIGCYGWEGIPSIPPWVMLLPNQPIFTIYEMSSWARGSTVPLLIVFDKKPIYTVDPAVTLEELYLEPPRERRFEISRSQTWTDIFVTLDDLFKLGEKLNLVPFREQGLKAAEKWVLERQEATGDWGGIIPAMLNSLLALRCLDYDSADPIVERGLRAVDNFAIETTETYRVQPCISPVWDTALVMRALVDSGMAVDHPALVKGGNWLIEKQILDYGDWQIKNLHGQPGAWAFEFENRFYPDVDDTAVVVMALSAVQLPNEQLQQQAIARAVNWVASMQCRDGGWAAFDLDNNADWLNLLPYGDLKAMIDPNTADVTARVLEMVGRLTVPDLELALTPYNLDRALNYLTQEQESEGCWFGRWGVNYIYGTSGVLAALALIAPQSHHRQIQRGAAWLASCQNPDGGWGETCRSYDDPGLKGQGCSTASQTAWALIGLLAAGDATKEYNRDALDRGINYLLNSQRTDGTWDESDFTGTGFPGHFYLKYHLYQQHFPLTALGRYRACFAASHSSDYRQ, encoded by the coding sequence ATGCAAATGCAGGAACCAGTGACGATTACCGGATTAGACACGGCGATCGCCCTGAGTCAGAACTATCTGCTGGCCACTCAGAACGACGCTGGATACTGGTGGGCTGAACTGGAGTCGAATGTCACCATTACTGCCGAAGCCGTCTTAGTGCATAAGATTTGGGGTACCGATAAAAACCGCCCCTTGCATAAGGTGGAAGCCTATCTGCGATCGCAACAACGAAATCACGGTGGCTGGGAATTGTTTTACGGCGATGGGGGAGAGCTGAGTACGACCGTCGAAGCCTACATGGCGATGCGGTTGCTGGGGGTCTCGGCGACAGACCCAGCTTTGCTGCGGGCCAAGGAATTTGTGTTGGCACGGGGCGGCATTCGCAAAACTCGCATTTTCACCAAAATGCACCTGGCACTGATTGGCTGCTATGGCTGGGAGGGGATTCCCTCCATTCCCCCCTGGGTGATGTTGCTCCCCAACCAACCGATTTTTACAATTTACGAAATGTCCAGTTGGGCGCGGGGGAGTACGGTTCCCCTCTTGATTGTCTTTGACAAAAAGCCGATCTATACCGTTGATCCAGCCGTTACCCTAGAGGAGCTCTACCTGGAGCCTCCCAGGGAGCGACGGTTTGAGATTTCCCGCAGCCAAACCTGGACGGATATTTTTGTGACGCTGGATGACCTGTTCAAACTTGGGGAAAAACTCAACTTGGTGCCCTTCCGAGAACAGGGCTTAAAAGCCGCTGAGAAATGGGTTTTGGAGCGCCAGGAAGCAACGGGGGATTGGGGGGGCATTATCCCAGCGATGCTCAACTCACTCCTAGCTCTGCGCTGCCTCGACTATGACTCTGCGGACCCGATTGTAGAGCGGGGGCTGCGAGCAGTAGACAACTTTGCCATTGAAACCACCGAAACCTACCGTGTCCAGCCCTGTATCTCCCCGGTGTGGGACACGGCCCTAGTGATGCGCGCCTTGGTAGATTCGGGGATGGCGGTAGATCACCCCGCCTTGGTCAAGGGTGGCAACTGGCTGATCGAAAAGCAAATTCTCGACTATGGCGATTGGCAGATCAAGAATCTCCACGGCCAACCGGGTGCCTGGGCTTTTGAGTTTGAGAACCGCTTTTATCCCGATGTGGATGATACCGCTGTGGTGGTGATGGCGTTGAGTGCCGTGCAACTGCCCAATGAGCAGCTGCAACAACAGGCGATCGCCCGAGCAGTCAATTGGGTCGCCTCCATGCAATGTCGGGATGGGGGCTGGGCTGCCTTTGACTTAGACAATAATGCTGACTGGCTGAATCTCCTGCCCTACGGGGATCTCAAGGCCATGATTGACCCCAACACCGCCGATGTCACCGCCCGTGTTTTAGAAATGGTAGGTCGATTGACAGTTCCAGACTTGGAGTTGGCGCTCACTCCCTACAACCTCGACCGTGCCCTCAACTATCTCACCCAAGAGCAGGAATCCGAGGGGTGCTGGTTTGGCCGCTGGGGGGTCAACTATATCTACGGTACCAGTGGGGTGTTGGCGGCACTGGCCCTGATTGCCCCTCAATCTCATCACCGCCAAATTCAGCGGGGAGCCGCCTGGTTGGCGAGCTGTCAGAATCCCGATGGAGGCTGGGGTGAAACCTGCCGCAGCTACGATGACCCTGGTTTGAAGGGGCAGGGATGCAGTACGGCCTCTCAGACAGCTTGGGCACTCATCGGGTTATTGGCAGCGGGGGATGCTACGAAAGAGTATAACCGTGATGCCCTCGATCGCGGGATCAATTACCTGCTCAATAGCCAACGCACGGATGGTACCTGGGATGAGTCGGACTTCACCGGCACAGGCTTTCCTGGTCACTTTTATCTGAAATACCACCTCTATCAGCAACACTTTCCCCTGACTGCTTTAGGGCGTTACCGGGCCTGCTTTGCCGCCTCACACTCCAGTGATTATCGGCAGTAG
- a CDS encoding 2TM domain-containing protein codes for MTPECSTKSAGTVPWQPLLLPLQILSLGSGHPAYNGFSNPPSLVSTPSMPPRWPRQPDRNDPAYRRLDDRMNFAMHVAIFAASNSGLWFFQNLQAQEWPWATWVTLGWGIGLLGHGLFIFAIARYTKSSS; via the coding sequence GTGACTCCAGAGTGTTCCACAAAATCAGCTGGAACAGTCCCCTGGCAACCGCTACTCCTGCCTCTCCAGATTCTCTCCCTGGGATCAGGGCATCCAGCCTACAATGGGTTTAGTAATCCCCCTTCGTTGGTTTCGACCCCGTCTATGCCTCCCCGTTGGCCGCGCCAGCCTGACCGTAACGACCCAGCCTATCGTCGCCTGGATGACCGCATGAACTTTGCCATGCATGTGGCAATCTTTGCAGCCAGTAATTCGGGGCTGTGGTTTTTTCAGAATTTACAGGCTCAGGAATGGCCTTGGGCAACTTGGGTCACCTTGGGTTGGGGAATCGGGCTCTTGGGTCATGGCCTTTTCATTTTCGCCATCGCCCGTTATACCAAATCAAGCTCCTAA